In Lolium rigidum isolate FL_2022 chromosome 7, APGP_CSIRO_Lrig_0.1, whole genome shotgun sequence, the DNA window CAAAATCGTCACGTTATACTACTATAAGATATGTGTTTTGGGCTGGCGCCATTCTGAATATGGTGAATTTTAGAAAATGTGTGAATCCACGCTTCGCCGATTTCGCTATTCGTAAAAAGCTTTTCAAACCATTGGCATGCTAGTTTTTTCTTTAGGGATATTGACATACCTTTATGGCTTTTTATAAATATTTCTTACGATGAATTAATTTATGGTTAATCCTTACAGGAAATAAGTAAAATGTCTTGTCAGTAGTCATTGAGACATCGTCCATATCTAAACGGCTTGGTTTTTTCATTCTTGAAAcgctaaataaaaccagtaattgCATGAAAAACTGCTTGGGAAAGATAAATTATATATTTCCACGAGTAAGGAAGTGATGCATGCATATATTTATaaagaataaagaaaaaaatatttGTTTTGGATATATTCCACGAGTAAGGAAGCAACGGCTTGCTTTTTTTCCTTTACATTCTTGAAACACTTAATAAAACATGTAATTGCAAGGAAAACTGCctgaaaaagataaaattcatatTTCCGGATAAAGGGAGCAACATTTATTATTGCTTTGAATCTCGTGTTCAGCTCAAGGGTTAAAAATATATACATATTTCACTGATATATATTTTCCTCATCATTTACAAGCTAGATTTGGACCAAAATCAAAtaaatttttaatattttaataTAGTTTAAATTTAACCAAAATGAGACAAATAAACTAAAAAATACtttctatttttttgaaactATTGAAATTTAGGTGGGACGTGatttttcatatcaaaatttaaaACCTGATCAACGTATATAGCAAACACCTCAACTGAAAGATGTACACATTTTACAACAAAAATGTTGGAATAATAAGGGGAAAACAAATTTTAAAATACTTTACTTTATATATAAATATAGCGCTTTACTTTATATCTGTGTGATCTATGTGGCAAGCTACAAGTTCACAATAACCCGAGAAACACAAAGTGTCAGATAATATATGACATGTGTTTTGTACAGTCTTCATTTCCAATTTTGGTGACATTTAGAAAGTGTGAAGTCGCACTTTTCCGAATTGAAGGAACCCCTGAATATAGAGGTTCCTAAAAAATCTATTTAAATTATCGATGACATATTGATTTTGTATATAAATAATGTGATGTCATTATGAATTAATATACATTCTTTATGATGTATTAATGCATTGCCAATCTTCGAAGTAAAATGTCTTGTCAGGGTCATTTAGAcattgtccatgtctaaaatggcaTATCTCTACGCACATGGATATATACACAGGGAAACATTTGTACCctcatcaaaattattatcagaaAATACTATACTATAAGAGAGAGATGAtcataaagaaaaaaaaattagttttcgATATATGTTCTTAGCAACAACTTGCTTATTTTGCGTTCTTGGAACACTGAAGAAAACCTATATTTGTAGGGAACACTGCCTAAGAAATAAACAATATATTCTGTGGACAAAGGTTGCAACATTTAGTATTGTTTTAATTTCAATAAAACTAAAGGTTTAAAATTTATTTTTCTAGAAATTTCCAGTATCGCTGTgaccattttttttaaaaaacatcACGATAGTTTTATTTTGATCCAATTGAGACGAAAAGACTCAAAAGTAATTTCTTATACTTTTGAAACTATAAAAGGTAACAAACAATAATGATTAGCAATCTAACCCTACTATAGTAAACACCTCAACTGAAAGAAGCACTAATTGTAGAAAGAATACATAAGAATGATTAGGAAAACAAATTTACATGGGAGAACCAAGTCACATCCCATTCGGACAGCACAGATTATTTATGTCAGCCCAACCGCAGAAACCCAAAGTCCCGTCCTATAAAACCTCACGCTACCCCTCTACACGAGAAGCCAGCTCCATTCCACCAACTTTCCATCCCCCACACCATTCAACAGCAGCAGCTCAGCTCAGCTCTCAACCGCAATGGCGAAATGCAGCAAGATCCGCAACATCGTGTGGCTCCGGCAGACGCTGCGCCGGTGGCGGTCCCGCGCCGCTGCGCGGTCTTCGGCGGCGGTGGTGCCGGCTGGCCACGTGGCGGTGTGCGTGGGCGGCGCGTCGCGGCGGTTCGTGGTCCGCGCGGCGCACCTGAACCACCCGGTGTTCCGGGAGCTTCTGAGGCAGGCGGAGGAAGAGTACGGGTTCCCGACCGGCGCGGCGGGCCCCATCGCGCTGCCCTGCTGCGACGAGGGCCTCTTCGAGCACGTCCTCCGCCACCTctcctcgtcctccccgtcggCGCGGTTCGTGACGCTCGAGGAGCtcaagagcggcggcggcgtctcgtgctgctgcgccgccgccggcgacgcgcTCCCGCTGCTCCGCGGCATCTCCTCGGACAAGTTCGTGTGGTGATGACTGAAGCCGGGACTCCGAGCTAAGCTAGCCGGGCGCGCGCGCCACGCCATTGTGGTGACCGTCGtgttttttctcttctttttttgttTGTTGTTCCTCTCTCCATTGACGAGAGGAGCTGAGCGGCCGGCCGGAGGCGGTGAAGCGAGATGGCTGACGGAGCCTTGGGGTCTTGAGACGCCCAGGGCCTAGCCATCCATTCATTCAAATCCTGGCAAGAAACTTATTTAGTGCCGAGGAtttattcttttctttcttcttgaTTTTTTGGTCACCTGCTGAATAATTCACCGTTGTAAATAGCCTGCCTGTGCTACGGCGATTCGTCCAACATTGCAtgtgaattgaattgaatgatTTCTGCTGCTCCAGGACGCGTGTCTCTTGGTCAGATATCAAACCTGAGAGTCTGGTTCAGATTTAAAAACGTCTTTCTGTTCGGACAACATTTCTGAACTGCATCCATGTGGTAGGGCTAGCTTCAAGAAACTTGAAGCTGCATGGTTCAACACGGAAAAATAATGGAGTTGGAGCTAGTTAGCACTACTCCAGTACAAGCGTTGCGGATATAAAATGTGTGTTCACGCTGTCGCTAGGCTGGTTGCAATGATCATGGTACCAGCTATAACAGCTATCAGTGGAATTATGGGCTGACAATTGATTCTCCAGCATATAACAAGTATTCCCAAATCGCAACCGccctgccggcgcaccaaattttCAGTATTCTTTTCGGGCCGAGATGACAAATCGATCAACGGTGGTCTTTTTGACAAGTCGAATTTCCCTTGTATTGTGACAGATAACGTCCATCTTTTTACAGAGCGCCGTCCAAAAAAGGAGCAACAGCTTTGCGGCACTGAAGGTGGTTAAAAAATGTTATCCTCTCACTTTTCTTCTCTGATCAGGTTAGCCTGGAAAGATCAGGCAATCATGGGCGGCCATTCCCTCCTTTACGATCGCATTGGCCCATCTTAATCCTACTATTATCCAGACGGATTAAAATTTCTCATCATAAAGCACTCAGCTAACCTGACTGCGtgtaaagagagagagaggaagagagtgATGCAAAGTAACTGGTGACCCGTGAGGTCTGCTTTTAACTGTGGGCGTGGTGCGGCCCTGGGCCTACCATGGTCGCGGTCTGCCGGTGGTGAGGACAGGGACAGGCCCAGCGCATGTGGAGTGTGGGCCCGGCTGCATGTGTGTTGATTCCCCTGGGCCGGGCTGGGCCCGCGGTGAGTAGCCGGCCTCCGTCCCCGTCCGTAGTCCTTGTGTGCTTCTAGTAGCTTTCCCTTTCGTTCGTTCCTTCCCGACGGGGGCGTACGGAGTTTACGGACAGACCTGCGCGTGTCACGGGCCAGGTTAAGCTGATGGATGGTGACTATCTTCGACCAATTCAACCAAGAGGAAGCAATTTGGAGATTATGCGTCGATCCACATGATCCGCAACGAGTCGGCCATGTTGCGTCAGTTTGGGATCGTCATTGCCGGCTTTGATGCCTCCTGAGAAGATGATTTCATCTTTCTCGTCCGACAACAATATATGTGATGGTTGAAAGGAGCACATGCCATGTTAGACAAGCAAGATGTGAAATTGGGACTCGAGAAGGAAAAGTTTGAAGACGCCAAGATGGCAGCCCAAGCCGGCATAATGATGGTCATGAATGAATCATCGCACATTACATTGGCCAATATAACACAAAGAAGCAAAGATCTTGATAGCAGTCATGGATCCATTGGCAATGCGGTGTTGGCTGCCCAAACGTCAGCGGCATTGGCCCATGGTGCTGGCAACAACGTCGCGATGGAGGAGCACCGGTGATCGACCAGCCGAATGTGATGGGAGTTGCCTGCACAATGCACACCGTTCATTTGGGCATGAAGCCGAAGTTATTTTTTATTAGCCGGAGTATGATGGTGATTTAGTGGCCGGATTTATTAGCCGAACAAGACTTTGTATTGCTATTTGAAAAACTTGACTTGAATGTTTATCTATATGTTTgtgagttttactttattttgggcCAGAGTTTCTATCAGCGCTAACATATTGAGATCGTTGATGTAGAAAACACCTCCATGTATCAAGGAAGCAGCCATCCCAAAACAGCTTTGTCGACGTACCGCTGCAGATTTAGGACGCGCCAGTGGAGAATACTGACCTGCGAGTGGACGGGTGTCGGCCGGCAGCATCCTTGGTGTCTCACGGGCCAGGTTAAGCTGATATGGTATGACTGTTTTTCTACTGATGGTGCTAGTAACAGGTGCCCCAGTTGATTGCTCTTTGACGGTTGCGAATAGCCGCGGCTTGTACACTTGAGAAAGCAACATATGGATACCTGTGTGACTTGTGAGCTATGTGTATCAGGTGGACGAGAGCGGATCACGGGGAGCTGTCTACCCCGTTTTGGCACTTGGCAAACTTGTGCCGGGCCAGTCTGGTCATTGCCTCAGTATTTCGATGCCAAACTTACTGTTGCCGCTGCCAAAGTGCCATATTAGGAACAATCATGCATATGATGCAAAACCCATACCATGCATGCGCCCGTGTGCAGTTGGTACAGTTTACGACTCGCACGCACATGCACATGGACGGTCACGTTCACATCGGCGTTGTGTgtgtgtttgggaaagtagacCGACTGAGCAGAGTTGCCCCCATAAATTTAATAAAATGTTACACCCTCTCATAGAACATGTCAAAAGTTAATCCAAATTTTAATTTATATGTGCACTAAATAGTTTCTAGATCCGtctgaatttagataaactttCAACATGTTTTATTGGACGACGGGAGTACTATGTGCAGTATATGTTTTAACTGCCACCGCAAAATGGCCCGTGCACACCGTCTATAGCACGTGGTGGTTAGGTAAATTGTTTGGCCAACAAAATTTCCACATCCATGCTCCTTAATTTCCTGAACGTGGATAACATGAGCCTAACTATATATACATTTTTTTTATAATGCTTACCAAATGCCAACACGAGAGACAATGGAGCCACAAATGTACCACTCGATCGAGTCCGTTATTTGTGAACCCTCTGAAGTGTGGATCGGCTACCTGGACGCGGTGGTAGGTCGCAACACCTCACCAGGTTCTCGGGAGAAGATTTTGACCCGCTTATATATCTGGCCTACCTTCATGTTGTATCCATCATGGATCATAATTCATAAAGGATCTTCGGGCCAGATCTCGGAGGAAAGTTCGAATCGGCAGTTTTCGTGGATGCTACCTCCATCGGGGCCACTCCCCCATTTCGATTTGCGTTAGGAGTTTTTTTAGATCTGACCATAGTATGTCGGATTTGGGTTAGGATCATCTGATTTGTGTTTTGTTCATGTTGTCGATCAAGTTCGTGTGCCAATTCGTGTGCTAGTTCGTGTGTAAGTAGATATAGTGTCGTGCCATTGCAGGGTGGTGTTGTAGGCGGCACATCGTGGTGACTCTAGCCGGGTATAAAAGCCGAAATCAAAGACGAACCCGAAAAAACTGGGACGACCGAACCCGAAAAAACATAAAATTTGGTCTTCGGTCACCTGCTTGGTCTTGGATATCAGATGACCGAAATTTTATCGGGCTGTTCGGTCATCGCTAGCTGATAACCGATCTGACCAAAAGGACCGAGCTTCTTCCCCACGAGGCCAGGAAATCGATTTAGTCCGAGCTCAGCTGATTCCAAATGGGTTAGCACGAAGAAAGCTGCGCTCACGGAGCCCACGTTTCAGCCCGGGCTTCCAAAGACGCCCCTACACAGTCTATACGTACTAGAGAGCGGCCGGCCGCTGCCAATCAGCTTAATAGGGAATGCATCGGGGAAAACAATCCAATATGATACTACGATAAGGATAGAAAATCTCATGCATGCACAGTGCTGCATGATGCGAAAGCCATGCGTGCGGCCGGGTACAGTTATGGGCGTTGCATGCACATGGATGATCACATCACATCGGTGTATTTGGGAAAGTGGAAGAAGGAATCGTCTGGATCGATCGCTGCGGCGCTTGGTCAGGTGGCGGAGGCGCCAGTGCTCGTGCATGCGACCGGGCGCTGTCCGCAGCCTGGCCCGGCGGGCAGTCGATCCGGGCAGCATGTGTCCGGGTTTTGGCATCGTCTGACATGATTCGGTCGATTTGCTTGTTGGATTTTGCGTTCGTCACGTACTGTGTATGATTTTTATTTGCAAGACACAGTATAGCGGCACATGATCATAAATACATATATACATTATTTCCTTGAATCTGCACATACACTATCAATATGAGCAACTCCGATAAATTAAGTTTAAGAAACTGATCTAGCGGATATTGAGATCGAATTCACTACAGACTTGTGAATTATTGCCTTACTAGCAATGTAAATTACGTTAGAGTCACTAATCGAACTAGCATTTACATGTAAACTTGTGAATTATTGCCATACTATTACTAACAATGTAAAttacatgtatatgcattgtcaaCATGTAGATGTACTACAGATCAGAATATACTCTGTCAACATGTAGATGTAGATCACGGTGCGGTCGTCGTTAAGCCGTCGCCGCTCAAGTTTGTTGGTTGCGCGGAGAGAGCTAGCAGGAGGAACATGTAGATGCAGGATGAGCATGCAGGAGATACGATGGGCGCCAGCCGCCAGGGGCGGGCGGATGCCCCTACCCgtgggcggcgcgcgcggaggacATTCCCCCGTCATTTGGTCCGTTCTGGTGGCCGGTACGGTGGTTGCCGGGGCTGCTAGTCTACGTGCATTCATGTGTGCTATGCATGGGCACCGGTCTCCTGGTCGGCCGGTCCAGCACCTACGCTCCCACTTGCCAGGACTGGACCGGCAACGTTCCGGTGCATGCATGTACCCCGGCGAGTTCTTGGCTTGGTGATGCCACCCTTCCTTCCTACTTATCAGTAAACAGATAACATTCATTTGAGTCATTTTGGTTTTGGACACGGGTTTTGCCTTGGTTGGAAGGTCCACGTCTCCCGCTGTTGCAAGCTGACAAGCTAGCCGGACACAGCTCAATCACCAGCGGGAGGCAGACGGCCGAACGACTGGTACGTACGTAGTGTACGTACTTGGAAGGACATGCACTACGTACTTCCTTCTCGCCAGCACGATTAATTTTAATACAAAAGTGTATTGCCACACTCAGTCACTCAGACATCATGGCCACCActcagtaagggcatctccagcgggggccAACCCAAATCAATAATCAACACTGACCACTGCTTGAATTTTTTTGCGGCTAGGATGTCCCTAGCGGCTCGTCGTATAAAAACGGATAAAACTTGTGGTGGCCCGACGCAGATCCGGCGGTAAGATGCCTCGGCATCGTCGGACCTCATGGTGGTGCGCTCGTCCCTCACATGGCACGGGAGGGAACGTCACACGGCTGGAGTTCAGATACCAGCCTCCTCCTGGCAGGCCCGCATCCAGCCATGACATTGGTCGGTTCTCGTCTCTGAGCCGGCGAGCGAAGTCGACTGGGATGTACCGCCTGTGCCGCAGCTTCTTGCCGGAACACGAAACCCGAGCCGTCGACCTTGTGGTCGTTCTTCGCCTTGCGGTACAACCAACCCTTCCCCATGGCATCGGTCTGGTGGATGTGTGGCGAAGTGAGGGCTCTGGCAATGGCGTGGGCGAGAAAATGGGCGCAGACCAACGGCCCTTAAAAAGGCTCGGATGCTACCTCGCCTTCAATGCTCTGCCATTGAAGTCGTTGCGACGCCGCCATCAGCATAGGCACGCGGAAGGtgaggcgcgccattaacgcggcacAGAAAGCTGCGACGCGCCGCCCGTTAGTTCTTCCGCACTGAAGGCGAAGCATCATCGTCGCTGCCAGGCCGGCCCATGCGAGAAGAACGCGGACGCGCGCAACGTCCGTGCAGGCGCATTCATGGTGTATTTTTGGGCCGCGTTTGCGTCTGGGCGGACATGACGATTAGTATGCGTCAGGCCGCTGGGCTTGGGAGCTGATGCTTTTTTCGACGCCGCGGTCCCAAAGAGCCGCGTTTGCGTCGGGACGTTAGAGATGCCCTAAGTAAAAATGGAGAGAGTAGTAACGTGGCGGTTAGTGCTTAAAGTGATATAAAAAGTGGGCTTAGTATATTCTAATTTTCCCAAGATAAATTACGAAGTTAGTAGAAAACTAACTCTAGGAGCAACTCGATCAGATCTCATGAAAATCTATACcgcaaaaaacacaaaaataaatCTGCTTGACCTATTACCTTTTCATGCTCGACCTCGTTttgtattcaagttctaccaataTATTTAATTCGAATGCAAAATAAACAAGTCCAGTTTCTTTTTTTCTCGCTGTTTAGCAGTTTCACCCAATCAACCTAGCTTGGCCTGCCCGGTCAGCCGGACGGTTGTTCCAGGCTTCCAGCCCGAATGATGACGGTGGAGCCTCAGTTTCCTGTCTTGCATCCTAACCAACAGTCTAGCATTCTGAACTCCAATTAGTCGTTAACGAATTTATcttagaggtcgtttggtatccatcatttagtcctggaatcctggaattcattttggaattacataggtgggctgtttggttgtcaCAGAATTGATCGTCATTTCATTTAGAAATTCCAGCAAAATGACCCCATGGGTAAACACGATTCCAAGCTGAGACATGTCATTTGCGATTCCCTATGAAAGCctctacaaattcaatattgaattctgctgtcatttgcaattcctatGGCAACCAAACACGTGTctatttctgaaattacaatgtaaatgaaatgaatacatgtatttatttcaaaatgctacaaacgaaatgaaagcctggctttCAAAGTATTGTTGTTAACCGAGTGATGATGTCGAAGTTGCTAGCAGCTTTAATATCAAAATGAGCGCGGCTTCTTTTTTGGTTTCACCTGTGAACAATTTTCTTCTTATACTCTTTCTTAATAATGAGTATATGTTCATACCAGGATGATACCAGATGTGAGTTCTCGAATCAAGcacaaattttcaaaattgaCCTGTTGTGCCGCTTAGCAGACAATACCTGAATAAGCATCAGTATGCAGATATACTTGTCACTAGAGTTGCTTGTCTGCAATCTGCAGGATCTTTTGTTCTGTTGATTTTGTTCTCTCGCTCACATGGTACATTTTGTTCTTTCAATCATGCTAGCGAGAGATTCACCTTAAGCTTGTCTCTGCAGGATCTTAGATGAAACAACATCAAATCTCTTTTGCATGCATCAAATCCTAAAAAAAAACTAGTATAAATTTTCCTAGTTCACATATTTGTCACTAGAGTTTTGCTGTCTGCAGCCAGCAGGATCTTTTCTTCTCTCGAATTTCTTCTCTCGGCACATGCATAGACATTCTGTTCTCTTGATCATGCTAGTGAGAGATACAGCTTAGAATTGCCTCTGCAGGAGCTCAGATCAAtcaaaatgaaatatattttgCAGGCACCAAATCCTAAAAAAACTACTAGCATAAATTTGCCTGATTTACAGCATCAGTAGTTTTTTTCGAAATAAGGATTAAAGCcctggcttctgcatcatgacctTTTATTAAGAAACTCACGAGTAGTACAAAGTTTAGCACATCTCAGGCATCGCTCATAatggatacaagaatcaaccagcgaaagaaacaaagcaaaaaatagACTACACATCAATGTAGCCGCCTATTGTGTCGCTAGCCAGCctagcacaagatatcctgagcgaccgtctggagccgtgtgcatccagtagccatagcatcccgctgtccctccggtgaCAGTAGAGCCCACAACTGACCACAATGTgctaccatatggataacctgcaaaaagtgaaaagattgtttttttgttaaaaataatatcattcctcgccctccatatagaccaacataaggcagaaactCCAACCCGGatgaaagccttagattgtctatcaactccatttaaccaattaccaaacatatttgtaatattggttgAAGGTGGAAGGTCAAAGGTGAAGTTAACCGTGCGCCAAAGTAGTTTAGTTAAAGGGCAAGTTATAAAGAGGTGTTCAATAGTCTCCTGTTCTCCACAGAAAACACaatttgtacacccattccaccttcttttagctaaattatctttcgtaagtaaaaccttattactcagaaatcacataaatatttttatcttaaGAGGAATTTTAACTTTCCATAGGTATTTTCGCAGAAAGGTGTGTGGttattcataagatcctcatacatagattttacTGTAAACAAACCGTTGACTGTTAAATTCCAAACAAAATGATCATTCTCAATATTCAAATTATTCCTCATAAGTTTTTGGCATAACTGTAACCACAAAGTCCATTTGTTTCCTACCAAC includes these proteins:
- the LOC124670146 gene encoding indole-3-acetic acid-induced protein ARG7-like, which translates into the protein MAKCSKIRNIVWLRQTLRRWRSRAAARSSAAVVPAGHVAVCVGGASRRFVVRAAHLNHPVFRELLRQAEEEYGFPTGAAGPIALPCCDEGLFEHVLRHLSSSSPSARFVTLEELKSGGGVSCCCAAAGDALPLLRGISSDKFVW